The Doryrhamphus excisus isolate RoL2022-K1 chromosome 1, RoL_Dexc_1.0, whole genome shotgun sequence genome includes a window with the following:
- the mpz gene encoding myelin protein P0 isoform X2 encodes MLTPVVLASLVLLGIVPEPSQAIVIYTGWERHALVGSDVRLSCSFFSWRWTSEDVTFSWTYRPDGSRDSISIFHYTGGVAYVDNKGPFRDRLDFVGDPSRRDGSILLKNLDFSDNGTFTCDAKNPPDIVGRPSSVRLLVFEKVPIQAGVITGSIIGVVLGLLVLIVVIYYLMRFLVARRVFSLSVSKHGKKKKEGSQQRQIKV; translated from the exons ATGCTGACCCCGGTGGTGCTGGCGTCGCTTGTCCTCTTGGGAATAG TGCCTGAGCCGTCCCAGGCCATCGTGATCTACACGGGCTGGGAGCGCCACGCCCTGGTGGGCTCCGATGTGCGACTCTCCTGCTCCTTCTTCTCCTGGCGCTGGACGTCTGAGGACGTCACCTTCTCTTGGACGTACAGGCCCGACGGCTCGCGGGACAGCATCTct ATCTTCCACTACACTGGGGGCGTGGCCTACGTGGACAACAAAGGCCCCTTCAGGGACCGCCTGGACTTTGTGGGCGACCCGAGCCGCCGTGATGGGTCCATCCTGTTGAAGAACCTGGATTTCTCCGACAACGGCACCTTCACCTGCGACGCCAAGAACCCTCCTGACATCGTAGGACGGCCCTCCAGCGTGCGCCTGCTGGTGTTCGAGAAGG TGCCCATCCAAGCCGGCGTGATCACGGGCTCCATCATCGGCGTGGTGCTGGGCCTGCTGGTTCTCATCGTGGTCATCTACTACCTGATGCGTTTCCTAGTGGCGCGCCGCGTCTTCAGCCTCAGCGTCAG CAAACATGGCAAGAAAAAGAAAGAGGGATCACAGCAGAGACAG ATAAAGGTCTGA
- the mpz gene encoding myelin protein P0 isoform X1 has product MLTPVVLASLVLLGIVPEPSQAIVIYTGWERHALVGSDVRLSCSFFSWRWTSEDVTFSWTYRPDGSRDSISIFHYTGGVAYVDNKGPFRDRLDFVGDPSRRDGSILLKNLDFSDNGTFTCDAKNPPDIVGRPSSVRLLVFEKVPIQAGVITGSIIGVVLGLLVLIVVIYYLMRFLVARRVFSLSVSKHGKKKKEGSQQRQGPAPPTDPAKLKASEKKKQESRKDRK; this is encoded by the exons ATGCTGACCCCGGTGGTGCTGGCGTCGCTTGTCCTCTTGGGAATAG TGCCTGAGCCGTCCCAGGCCATCGTGATCTACACGGGCTGGGAGCGCCACGCCCTGGTGGGCTCCGATGTGCGACTCTCCTGCTCCTTCTTCTCCTGGCGCTGGACGTCTGAGGACGTCACCTTCTCTTGGACGTACAGGCCCGACGGCTCGCGGGACAGCATCTct ATCTTCCACTACACTGGGGGCGTGGCCTACGTGGACAACAAAGGCCCCTTCAGGGACCGCCTGGACTTTGTGGGCGACCCGAGCCGCCGTGATGGGTCCATCCTGTTGAAGAACCTGGATTTCTCCGACAACGGCACCTTCACCTGCGACGCCAAGAACCCTCCTGACATCGTAGGACGGCCCTCCAGCGTGCGCCTGCTGGTGTTCGAGAAGG TGCCCATCCAAGCCGGCGTGATCACGGGCTCCATCATCGGCGTGGTGCTGGGCCTGCTGGTTCTCATCGTGGTCATCTACTACCTGATGCGTTTCCTAGTGGCGCGCCGCGTCTTCAGCCTCAGCGTCAG CAAACATGGCAAGAAAAAGAAAGAGGGATCACAGCAGAGACAG GGCCCCGCGCCGCCCACGGACCCTGCCAAGCTGAAAGCTTCGGAAAAGAAGAAGCAGGAGTCCCGCAAGGATAGGAAATAG